DNA from Cystobacter fuscus DSM 2262:
GCTCTTCCAGTTCAACGATGCCGAAGGGGTGATGGAGCACTACAACGTCTTCCTCGCGGGCATCGGCGCCCTCGCCATGGGGGCTCGGACGTACGAGTTCCTCCTCGGCGAGGGCAAGGAGTGGCCCTATCCAGGGCTCCCGACCTGGGTGTTCACCCACCGGCGGCTGCCCGCCTTCCCGGGCGCGGACGTGCGCTTCACCTCGGAGGACGTCCGGGTGGTGCATGCCCAGATGGTCGAGGCCGCCGGGGGCAAGAACATCTGGATGATGGGTGGCGGGGAGCTGGCCGCGCAGTTCGCGGCGCACGGCCTCGTCGACGAGCTGCACCTGTGTGTCGTCCCCGTCTTCCTCCGCGCGGGGGCTCCCCTCCTGGCGGCGGCCCTGCACACGCCGCTCGAACTCGTGGGGGTGAAGCGCTTCGGACAGGGGCTGGTGGAGCTGCGCTATGTCCTCCCCGCGGGCACCCATGCCCGGTATCAGTCCCCGCCGGAGGCCGGTGGAGCGCACGTACCGTCGGCGGCGGAGAGGTAGCGCTGGTTCACCCAGCCGCGCTGACCGTCGGCGGTGTCGACCTCGGCCCACACCTCCTTCGACGGGACGGTCCGTCGGCGCACCTCGCGCA
Protein-coding regions in this window:
- a CDS encoding dihydrofolate reductase family protein — encoded protein: MTRTQYYVAASLDGYIADAQGRLEWLFQFNDAEGVMEHYNVFLAGIGALAMGARTYEFLLGEGKEWPYPGLPTWVFTHRRLPAFPGADVRFTSEDVRVVHAQMVEAAGGKNIWMMGGGELAAQFAAHGLVDELHLCVVPVFLRAGAPLLAAALHTPLELVGVKRFGQGLVELRYVLPAGTHARYQSPPEAGGAHVPSAAER